Genomic segment of Peribacillus frigoritolerans:
GCACTGAACATCAAATTCCGTTTCTATCCCTTTGACGATCCGGTGGATTTCCTTATCGATCAGCTTTTGGGTTTCTGCTGTCATATAACGGACATCCCCTTCAATTTCTATACGATCTTTAATGACATTAAAGCTTCCTTTTCCATCGAAGGAGCCGATTGTGACCACGCCCATATCAAAAGGGTTCAAGCGGCGGCTGATTACAGTTTGTACGGCTGTCACGAAATGGGCGCCTGCCACAATGGCATCATTAGCCATATGCGGGGACGAACCATGGCCGCCTACACCCTTTATCGCCAACTTGAAATAGGTCCGTCCAGCCATCGAATAGCCGCCGTGATACCCGACAACTCCTGCTGGATGGGACGGAAATAAGTGGATTCCAAAAACGGCATCCAGTTCATCCAAAAACCCTGATTCCATCATGCTTTTTGCTCCACCTGGGGGTGTTTCTTCTGCATGTTGATGGATTATTTTTATCGTACCGGATAGGGAATCTTTAAGCTCATTGATGCAGTCTGCCAGAACCAATAAATAAGCGGTATGCCCATCATGTCCGCAGGCATGCATAACACCTTCATTTTTTGAACGGAACGGGACATCCGCTTCTTCTGTAATCGGCAATGCATCGAAATCTGCACGGAGACCTATCGTTTTCCCAGGTTTTCCGCCTTCGATCGTTACGATGATCCCTAATCCATTTCCTACATTCGTTTGAATCGACACATCCTTTCCCTTATAAAAATCAATGATATATTGTGCCGTTCTCTCTTCTTTGAAGGATAGTTCCGGATTCTCGTGTAAATGACGGCGGATTTGAACCATTTCCCCTTTACGGGCTTCCAGCATGTTCATTAATTTGCTTTTCACGTTCACAACTATTCTCCCCCTTATTTGTTGGTCAGGTATGCCTTTCGTGGCCCATGTATAGCATTTATACATCATGCTCTGTTAATTGTCATTGTGGATAAACAGCGTAATAGAAAAGGACCATGCTTGTAGGTCCTTACTTAGTTGCTTAACTAACGCACCGGATATTCTGGATATTACTAAAAAAGATTCTATTGGAATATTTGCTGTTCATATTTCCAATATAAGCTCTCGGAGCTATTCTTTTCTAAGAAGGTGACTATAAATTTAGTTTTATAATCTGGATCTGAAAATGAAACTTTATGATTGTATGTCCAACCTATTTTTCCTAATTTGCTGAAAAGATGCTGTTCATCGGTATCAGTTTCTCTCATAATCCGTTCTCTTCCTATGACTTCACCATTTCTCTTTTTGATTTCGAGAAACACATCTATATAAGAAACTTCTTGTTCAAAGACAATACAGCAAGAATATTTTCTGTTAGGGCTGCTTTTCTTCGCATAAATCCACTTGTTCTCAAAGTCTAGGTTTATTATTTTTTGATGGATATCCTTAAAAAGGCTAATATCAAAATTAAGTTCCTTTGCTACTTGTTCTAAAGGTTTTTGCATAACTTCAAGTGTATATTCTTTTTTCCTTTGGTCCGTAGGCAATGAGAAAAACTCTTTCATATTAATCTCAGCAAAAACAGATTTATAATTAAACATAATAAACGAATCAGCGTCTAATTTATTTATTATGCCCAAGCCTGATACACAATTAATCAGTATTCCCTTATATTCATCCGTTTTGAATTCTGGAAGCAAACGACTGTATAAAGAAGCGATACATCTTGTTTCCCTATAAAAGATTAAATTTGCCTGTCTATCCTCTGGAAATAATAATTCAATATTTCTTATAATCGGCATAACTACCTCCGGAAAACCAATGAAAATATTTTTATAATGCCGGAACTAAGCAAAAGCCGCTACTGCTCAATTAAAAAAATTGCAACGGCCCCTATATTATATTGGACGATAAAAAAGACAAAGAGTTTAGCTCCAAAGGATATTTTTGGAACTTGCTCCTTCGGTGGCTCAATGCTTGCACTCTCCCACAACGTTCTTCCGCTTGTTCTATCTTTATATATTTTCAAAATATTCCAATTATATTATCACCGATTAAAAAATAAATATCAACTCTGAGTTATACACTCTATTAAACTTTAAAAGGACCGCTGCCAGATGCTGACACGGTCCTTTTGTGATTCAATATATTATTGTTCACGTTTTTTGTTTTTACCCATAATGAAGATGGGCTCCAACTCATTTTCTTCGTAAAGGAATGATAGAGCCGTTATCGGAACATGACCGCTGGCAAAGAAGCTCATCGCCATTTGCGCAAGAATATCATAGCCCGTATCATTCTTCACATCTGCAATGATGATGACATCCTGATGGGGAATGGCCACAGCCATGGTTCCCTCGATCCTGTCCTTCATTTCCCGAAGCCATGATTCATTTAGAATCCTGCTGGCATCATATCCATCATTCGTGTTCAAAAAATAAAATGCATTACCTGCAACGATATCCGACTTCATTTCAGTGGAGAGGGAACGGGCATTAAAAAGGGCAATTTCACGGATTCTGTCACCCTGCCAATTTTCCCGTTGAATCATCTTTTCATCTATAAGACGGTAGGTTTTTCCTAAATCAAGGGCATAAAAAACCCGGGTTTCAGCCGTATGCTCATCGAATAAAAATGGATTTCCTTCTTCCGATTCCATTGGAAAGGAGGTCGAGCGAATGACTGGGAAAATGAATTTCTCCTTGCCTTCCATACTGTGTTCTTCCCCCATCACATTCAGGGCCTCTTCTACGTAATAGGTAATTTCATCGATGGCCTTTTCCTGTACGTTTTCATAGTTAGCAAGCACAGGAGGCAACTCGATGGTGATCCCCTTCCCGGTCTTCACATTTTCCACCCGTAACGTATCTTGCTTGCTATCGAATTTGAATGTGCGATTCTCATCTTTTAAACGTTCCTTCAAGATATTTTTCAGCTTCGTGCTGTCCATTTTCATGTCTGACCCTCCTCTTCATTGAAAAATCCCCAGCGAGAAGGGGAAATTGATTATAATGATTGAATGAATTCCTCAATTTGTTCTTGCGTTTTGCGATCCTTGCTCACGAATCTGCCTAGCTCTTTGCCATTCTCATATGCGATGAAACTTGGTATACCGAATACATCATTAGCCGCACACACATCGATGAATTCATCACGGTCCACATAAATGAATGTAAAGTCAGGAAATTTCGTTTCAATCTCCGGCATGATCGGTTCGATTACACGGCAATCTCCACACCATGTTGCTGAAAAAAGAAAGATATGTTTGCCTTCATTTTTCAAAGCAGCATATTGCTCAACGGTTTGTAATTTTTCCATTTGTATATTCCTCCTGCTCTAAATGAAACCTTAGTTTTTATAATCCCATCATACCAGAGTCTTTGCGAATCAACCATTAATACGGATCGGTTGAAAGGCAGCGGTCCTCTTATTTCTGGGGCACGGATGAGACGATTTCCATCATTTGTTTTGCATCGGTTTTTAATTGGTCTTTATCCGTTTCGGTTGTCAGCTTCACCCCGCCGATCCCCACTGCAAGCTCATACTTTTCTTTCGGTATCTCTTTAATCGAAATAAAGCCGAATTTATCATCGGTTTGAAAAGAATGCAGCACTTCAAATTGATCCTCTTGTTCCTTTATCGCCAAATATAACACGGAGCTGTCTTCTTTTTCATTCGGATTGACAAATAATATATAAATCTTATCACCTTTTTGTAAAATCAAATTATTATCATGTTCTTCCACTACTTTAAAATCGTTTGGCAGATGGACCTGAATTAGCCCTGCCTCTTGATTGGGCTGTTTTTCATCGTCACGAAAAGCCACTTCAGCAGCCTTCATTGCCCTTTCGGTTTGTCTTTCGATACCTGAGCAGCCCACGATCAAACTGCTTATCAACAGGAAAACAAAAAAATTCTTATTCGATAAAGCCATCGTCATTCCTCCAGCTGTCTCTTTTACTACCTTATGGATAATATTATCCTTATTTACGGAATTCATCCATTTACTAAAAAACATGGTACAATGAAAGCAATTTTAATACCGAGGAGGAAAACAATGAAGTTAATCGTGTATCTTGCTGGGGAAATCCATTCAAATTGGAGAAGCGAGTTGAGAGATAAGGCCGCTGCACTGAAGCTTCCTTTAGAATTCGTCGGCCCGATGGAAAATCATGAACGCTCCGATAATATCGGTGAAGATATCCTCGGAGAACAGCCGAATCCCATCCTGAAGGATGCAGCCGCTTCCCAAATCAATAATTTGCGGACAGGTCTTTTGATGAAAAAAGCCGATCTTGTTGTCGCTCTGTTTGGCGAGAAATATAAACAGTGGAATACTGCCATGGACGCAAGCACCGCCGTTTCCCTGGGTAAACCGCTTATTTTGATTCGTCCGGAATCCCATCATCATGCCTTAAAGGAATTGTCGGAAAAGGCGAGTGTCACGGTCGAATCCGTGAACCAAGCCATGAAGGTGCTTTCTTATATTTTTGAAGAAGGGCTGTAAATCTCCCTGTCCCTTAACCTTCCAGCTCAATGTATGAAAGACTGATCATTTTAAAGAAACGAATAAAAAGCTTGCAGGACCTCCCCTGCAAGCGAAAAACTTTACCTTATCCCTTTTTAATGGGAATCCAAATTTCGGAGTAATAGTCAGGGTTTGAAGCGTCGTCGTTCGCGTATACTTCCAATTCAGGAGTGCCGGCATGTTCATGACCGCTGGTAGGGAACCATTCGGAAAAAATTCGCTTCCAAGCTTGTTGCATGCTATCAGGCATAGGTCCGTGAACTTCGAATACAACCCACTTGGAAGCCGGTATCGTAAGGGTCGAAAACTCTTCAGGCGCTTTTCCGGCATACTCTGCACCTATCCAATAATCCATCGTTTCATTTTTTTCAACAGCCCGCTTATCGACACATACACCAAGCAAGCCATCTATTTGGCCATTGTTCAATTTCGCTAACTTATCTCCTGTTCCATCCGAATTGACTTTCTCCCACAACTTTGGAATCCCGATCAAATTCTCTTCATTAACCAAGGAAAACTCTTGCTTGATTCCAATCAATTGAAAGGAATCCCTTTCAAGGATATTGTATTTCATCGGTTTTGCCCCTTTCAGAATGACCTGTATCATCAGGCGTTCATAGAATTTCAGCTTCCCCATGTACTTTCGGGCTTCGCTTGGAGAAACCCCATGCTGCCTTCGAAAAGCTTTTGAGAATGCCTCGGGGTTGTCATAGCCGTACTTGTAGGCTAAATCAATGACCTTGCCATTTGTGGATGAAATCTCCTGGGCCGCCAAGGTCAGTCTTCGACGCCGGATATATTCACCAATGGAAATATCCGTTAAAATGGTGAATGTCCGTTGAAAATGAAAAGCTGAAGCATTCGCCTGCCTGGAAATGCTCTCGATCGTCAGGTCCTCCAATAAGTGCTCTTCGATATAGTCGATGGCCTTTTGGATTGATTCAACCCACCCCATATCCGCTCACCCCTTGTCACTATACTAGCAAGGCCGCTCTATAAAATCCTGTCTTATTCTGCTCTGTTTTGGCAGTGTTCGTTTCCATCATTCGAAGCCCACCCTTTCCATGCCAGTGATTCAAAAATCCTGCTTTTTCATTTTCAGCTTATATTCGTGTTGACCGGCTAGCATCCTCATGATATGAAGGAACATTTCCCCCCTGGTGATTCGCTCATTTGTAAATACGCCGATCGCTCCTTCCTTTTTGCTAATATTCTCTTGCCTTGTGAAGGCGTCCATCACCGGGCCCAACTCTTCACCGTCCAGCAGCTTCCCGGCAACGATTCCCGGAACCGGGATTCTCGCTCCGGCAGCTACTAAGACCTCACCGTCCCTCGTGGCCATTGCGCCCCAATTACACAGAAACAGGGCTTGTCCCATTTTCACGACACCGCCTTCAAGTCCGATACCCATTTCGGCATCACTGTGAATCAAGCAATTCCGGGCACGCGTCATTGCCCCCTCCATCGTTTCCTCGTCTGAAAAAGGCTGTTCCGGAACCCCGCTCTCCACTTGAAGCGAAATGATTTCAGCATCTTCATATACACCAAGCACGGCACTTACTTTCGCCGGATTCTTACTGCCCACTGCTATTTTCAATATAATTACCTTCCTTCTATGTAAAAAAAAGCTGATGGAAAAGGATACATGAAGCATCCCTTTCCATTTCAGCTTCCTCCATCAACCGTTTTTTATCAAGGTCTCGAATGTCGTTTTATCACAGGAACGAACCAATTTCCCAATCAGTTCACGTGCAGCGGCATAATCATCAATATGAATCATGGATGCATGTGTATGAATATAGCGGGAACAAATGCCAATCACCCCGCTTGGAATGCCTTCGTTTGCAATATGGACTTGCCCTGCATCCGTGCCGCCTTGGGAAACGAAATATTGATACGGAATCTCATTCGACTCGGCCGTATCAAGGATGAATTCCCTCATGCCGCGATGCGTAACCATCGAACGATCGAAAATGCGGAGCAGAGCCCCTTTTCCAAGCTGGCCAAATTCACTTTTACTGCCGGACATATCGTTCGCCGGACTTGCATCCAAAGCGAAGAAAAGATCTGGTTTAATCATATGAGCTGCAGTTTGAGCGCCCCGTAATCCCACTTCCTCCTGGACAGTCGCCCCGGAATATAAGACATTTGGTAACGTTTCACCTTTTAAATCTTTTAACAATTCAATCGCAAGTCCGCAGCCGTAACGATTATCCCACGCTTTTGCGAGGATTTTCTTCTCATTGGCCATCGGCGTGAATGGACAAATCGGTACAATCTGCTGACCTGGTTTAATACCGATTCTCTTAACATCTTCCTTATCATCCGCCCCGATATCAATCAGCATATTTTTGATATCCATTGGTTTTGAGCGTTGCGACTCATCAAGCAAATGAGGCGGAATCGAACCGATGACACCAATGACCGGACCGTTATCAGTTATGATTTCCACTCTTTGGGCCAAAAGCACTTGACTCCACCAGCCTCCTAGGGTCTGAAAGCGAATCATTCCATTTTCCGTTACGGAGGTGACCATGAATCCCACTTCATCCATGTGCCCGGCAACTAATACAGTCGGACCATCCTCATTGCCTCTTTTTACGCCAAATATTCCGCCAAGGCGATCTTGGACAATTTCATCCGAATACTTTTCCAGCTCACTTTTCATGAAACTCCGAACTGCATGTTCATTTCCCGAGGCTCCCGGTAATTCCGTCAATGTTTTAAAAAGCTCCAAAGTCTCATGATTCATTTTTCTACCCCTAACCTATGTATTGTTTCTTACTATTTTACAGAACTTAGCATCGTGTTACACTAGAAAGTTCTAATTTATCAGTTAATGGGTAAAATTTCAAATTATTAGTCAAATAAAGCGTTCTTCTGTATACTGGAAGAAGTGATTTTAAAAAATGCAATGGAGGAGAAATCAATGAATTGGAAAACGTTTTTACTGGGTACTGCAGCAGGGTTTGCTGCGGGCTATGCGACAAAACAACTATTGGATCAATCAAGTAAACCTTCTCCCGATAAAGTCTTGGCCCAAGTAAAGGAAACAGTCAAAAAAGATGGAAATATATATGGCTCATGGATCTTGATGAAGCCGGAAAACTATACAAAAAATGATTTGGACTATGAAGTGTACAAAGGCGGGGTCACCAGAAACACAGAGGGTAAACGCGAGCAATTCGAATTTGTTGCAGATGCCTCAACAGGAACGATATTGGAGCTTAATGCGCAAAATGATTGAAACATAAAAGGAGGGGCGTCAAAATGACGTCCTCCTTTTGCTTTCCTTCTTAACGCTTCCGTTTCAATTCGTCCATTATCTCCTTACCCGTTACATCCCATTTGATGGCACAGTATTGGGCATCATGGTAAAAGCTGTACCAAGACCCATTTTCCAGTCCGGATTTCATCCACTTTTCCTTCGCTTCGATAGAAGTCATGGGATAATCATCATATGCGAGGACCCAGAGGACATTCGCATGGGCGTGCGTCGGCATGATATCTGCCATGTGAATCAATCTATCCCCGCCATCCTCAATGATGATGATCGCATGTCCATCACTATGTCCCCCAGTATGGATCATTTTAATACCGTCCGTAATTTCCAGCTCACCTTCAAAAGGACGTACAAGAGAAGCGACAGCCTCCCAGTTTTCTGCCCAATATGTACTTTTTGAACGAATATTCGGGTTTTTCATTTCATCCCATTCAGTTTGGGTCGTAATGATTTCTGCACGCTCGAAAACAGGCACCCAAGTTTCGCCTTCACGTTTCGTCAAACCGCAGGCATGGTCGAAATGTAGATGGGTCATTAAAATGTAATCGATATCATTTGGCTGAAGCCCAAGTCTGCCAAGATCTTCGACAAGATTGGATTCCTCCGTCACCCCAAAATTCCGTTTCTGCTTGTCATTCAGCTTTCCATTGCCAATACCGGAATCTATAAGCATGTTCAATCCATTAGCCTGCACCAAAATCGGATCCGTTCGTAGTTCGATTTGGTTATTTTCGTTAACAGGATACTTCTTGGACCAAAGCGGTTTCGGTACAACACCGAACATCGCACCGCCATCCAAGTGAGTCACACCGCCATTCAACCATGTTAATTTAATTTCCCCTATTTGCATCTTTTCCATTATACCCCTCCTCTTCCTATAGTTTAACACCCACTTCCATATATTGAAATTGATAACGATCAAGTCGTCCTCGTGATAGAAATACACCCGCTTTAAACAGTAAAAAAACCAGATGCTGTGCACCTGGTTTCTGATCGGTGATTATGATTATTGGAACATTGCTTCCAATCTGTATATCCGGTTTCCTTTACTCGAGAACTTTTCTTCATATTCAGTCATGATATTGCCTTCAAAATTACTGTTATGCAGATCAAGGCTTACATATTTCAAGAGCATGCCGTATTCGGAAATACTCTTCAAGGAAGATTCGAATAACCCTTGGTTATCCGTCTTGAAGTGGATCTCGCCTTTGTCTGGCAGGATGCCTTCATATACTTCGAGGAAGGTCCTATAGGTTAACCGACGTTTTGCATGACGTGATTTCGGCCACGGATCAGAAAAGTTCAAGTAGACCCGATCCACGTCACCTTTTGCAAAATAGTCCCCCAAGTTCGCTGCGTCAACATTCAACAGCTTTAAATTTGGAACATCCGCTTCAATCAGCAAGTCCAATGCAGCTACAATGACACTTCCATATACTTCAATTCCAATGAAATTCACATCAGGATGGGCTTTTGCCATTTCTGTGATGAATCGGCCTTTGCCCGTACCCACTTCAATATATAACGGATTATCGTTTCCGAAAACTTCATGCCATTTACCTTTATGGCTCACTGGCTGCTGAATTACATATTGTGGAAAATCATTCAAACGGTCTTCAGCCCAAGGTTTATTTCTTAAACGCATGATGACACCCCTATTTATAATATAATCGTTCAAACCATACCACGAGTGGATGGATTCCTGCAAGTTGATTTTTTCAGGAAACACCCACTGATCAAATAAAAAAACTGCCGGCCATCCAGGCGACAGTCTCTGTAGTTTTCATGTATAAAACTTTCAGCAAAACACACCATAAATAAGTGAAGGGCAGGCAAGAACCACCTGAGAATCCCTTGAATCCATATTTAAGAAAGGAGAGGTATTATATGCCGCTTTCCCATGAACATCAAATGTCACTATTGAAAGATATATTGACCAATCATCAATCAGACTGCTGCGGATCCGTTTCTGAATGTGAACAGGTTGAAAGGCTCGTCAAATCCTTAATGATCAATATGGATATTGACAGCAATGTGAAATCGATACTGACGGAGATTTACGAATACAGCCAGACAGGCATCGGTACCGCCGATTTAGATGCACATATTTCAACCCACCAGAACGACTTGTCCCAGTGGGTGGATGATATAGATCAATTCTGATCAGCCAACCATCAATAATGCTTCCAGTTTTTGCAGTAATTCATTTCTTTCCTCGTACCGCTTTCTGCGATGATGCCATTGGATGGAAAGCACAAGTTGTGAAACCGTGTGCCATTTCATCCTCATCTCCAGGCCTGCATCAAGCTTCTTGCCGTAACGGGCAAGCCATTGATTCCATTCTTCCCTTGGGACATATGAATACAGGAGTATGCCGAGGTCAATGGCCGGATCGCCTATGACCGCTCCGTCCCAATCAATCAGGAACAATCCGTCCGTTTCGGTCATGAGCCAATTATTGTGGTTCACATCACAATGACAGACGACTTTTTCGTCGCATTCAATCAACAGGAGATTGTTCTGTAAAAAATGGATGGCCTGCTTGATAATCGGAATGTCCGTAACATCCGAAGATAACCCGGTTTCTATGTCTGTAAGTATACTTTCAGGTCGTAAAGGGGATTTCCCAAGCCTTTTGAGCATGCTTAACAAAGGATCGGATTGATGAATTTTTTGAAGCAGCTTTGCGACTCTTATATTGTTCATTTCCTGCTGAGATAGCTCCCTGCCTTCCATCCAATGCTGGGCCGTAATTACATCCCCATTTTCCAGGCGTTTTGTCCACATTAACTTTGGAACAATGCCCTCAGCTGAAAGAACAGCTAAAAATGGCGATGAATTTCGTTTAAGGAAGAGCTTCTGCCCCTCTTTCTCGGCAATAAAGGCTTCTCCCGT
This window contains:
- a CDS encoding amidohydrolase yields the protein MKSKLMNMLEARKGEMVQIRRHLHENPELSFKEERTAQYIIDFYKGKDVSIQTNVGNGLGIIVTIEGGKPGKTIGLRADFDALPITEEADVPFRSKNEGVMHACGHDGHTAYLLVLADCINELKDSLSGTIKIIHQHAEETPPGGAKSMMESGFLDELDAVFGIHLFPSHPAGVVGYHGGYSMAGRTYFKLAIKGVGGHGSSPHMANDAIVAGAHFVTAVQTVISRRLNPFDMGVVTIGSFDGKGSFNVIKDRIEIEGDVRYMTAETQKLIDKEIHRIVKGIETEFDVQCELTYVPDYPPLFNDPELTVFVKNSLESMKDKDIKKVLEFPVFSGSEDFSYYAEKIPGCFFYIGCKPKGVEKAYFNHHPKFDIDEDALLIASKSVAQVVCNFYEWE
- a CDS encoding DUF1444 domain-containing protein encodes the protein MKMDSTKLKNILKERLKDENRTFKFDSKQDTLRVENVKTGKGITIELPPVLANYENVQEKAIDEITYYVEEALNVMGEEHSMEGKEKFIFPVIRSTSFPMESEEGNPFLFDEHTAETRVFYALDLGKTYRLIDEKMIQRENWQGDRIREIALFNARSLSTEMKSDIVAGNAFYFLNTNDGYDASRILNESWLREMKDRIEGTMAVAIPHQDVIIIADVKNDTGYDILAQMAMSFFASGHVPITALSFLYEENELEPIFIMGKNKKREQ
- a CDS encoding thioredoxin family protein; the protein is MEKLQTVEQYAALKNEGKHIFLFSATWCGDCRVIEPIMPEIETKFPDFTFIYVDRDEFIDVCAANDVFGIPSFIAYENGKELGRFVSKDRKTQEQIEEFIQSL
- a CDS encoding YtoQ family protein, with product MKLIVYLAGEIHSNWRSELRDKAAALKLPLEFVGPMENHERSDNIGEDILGEQPNPILKDAAASQINNLRTGLLMKKADLVVALFGEKYKQWNTAMDASTAVSLGKPLILIRPESHHHALKELSEKASVTVESVNQAMKVLSYIFEEGL
- a CDS encoding AraC family transcriptional regulator, whose product is MGWVESIQKAIDYIEEHLLEDLTIESISRQANASAFHFQRTFTILTDISIGEYIRRRRLTLAAQEISSTNGKVIDLAYKYGYDNPEAFSKAFRRQHGVSPSEARKYMGKLKFYERLMIQVILKGAKPMKYNILERDSFQLIGIKQEFSLVNEENLIGIPKLWEKVNSDGTGDKLAKLNNGQIDGLLGVCVDKRAVEKNETMDYWIGAEYAGKAPEEFSTLTIPASKWVVFEVHGPMPDSMQQAWKRIFSEWFPTSGHEHAGTPELEVYANDDASNPDYYSEIWIPIKKG
- a CDS encoding DUF84 family protein, which gives rise to MKIAVGSKNPAKVSAVLGVYEDAEIISLQVESGVPEQPFSDEETMEGAMTRARNCLIHSDAEMGIGLEGGVVKMGQALFLCNWGAMATRDGEVLVAAGARIPVPGIVAGKLLDGEELGPVMDAFTRQENISKKEGAIGVFTNERITRGEMFLHIMRMLAGQHEYKLKMKKQDF
- a CDS encoding M42 family metallopeptidase; translated protein: MNHETLELFKTLTELPGASGNEHAVRSFMKSELEKYSDEIVQDRLGGIFGVKRGNEDGPTVLVAGHMDEVGFMVTSVTENGMIRFQTLGGWWSQVLLAQRVEIITDNGPVIGVIGSIPPHLLDESQRSKPMDIKNMLIDIGADDKEDVKRIGIKPGQQIVPICPFTPMANEKKILAKAWDNRYGCGLAIELLKDLKGETLPNVLYSGATVQEEVGLRGAQTAAHMIKPDLFFALDASPANDMSGSKSEFGQLGKGALLRIFDRSMVTHRGMREFILDTAESNEIPYQYFVSQGGTDAGQVHIANEGIPSGVIGICSRYIHTHASMIHIDDYAAARELIGKLVRSCDKTTFETLIKNG
- a CDS encoding YtnP family quorum-quenching lactonase; translation: MEKMQIGEIKLTWLNGGVTHLDGGAMFGVVPKPLWSKKYPVNENNQIELRTDPILVQANGLNMLIDSGIGNGKLNDKQKRNFGVTEESNLVEDLGRLGLQPNDIDYILMTHLHFDHACGLTKREGETWVPVFERAEIITTQTEWDEMKNPNIRSKSTYWAENWEAVASLVRPFEGELEITDGIKMIHTGGHSDGHAIIIIEDGGDRLIHMADIMPTHAHANVLWVLAYDDYPMTSIEAKEKWMKSGLENGSWYSFYHDAQYCAIKWDVTGKEIMDELKRKR
- the trmB gene encoding tRNA (guanosine(46)-N7)-methyltransferase TrmB, which produces MRLRNKPWAEDRLNDFPQYVIQQPVSHKGKWHEVFGNDNPLYIEVGTGKGRFITEMAKAHPDVNFIGIEVYGSVIVAALDLLIEADVPNLKLLNVDAANLGDYFAKGDVDRVYLNFSDPWPKSRHAKRRLTYRTFLEVYEGILPDKGEIHFKTDNQGLFESSLKSISEYGMLLKYVSLDLHNSNFEGNIMTEYEEKFSSKGNRIYRLEAMFQ
- a CDS encoding YtzH-like family protein, giving the protein MPLSHEHQMSLLKDILTNHQSDCCGSVSECEQVERLVKSLMINMDIDSNVKSILTEIYEYSQTGIGTADLDAHISTHQNDLSQWVDDIDQF
- a CDS encoding phosphotransferase family protein, whose amino-acid sequence is MEHLLGQEWDISPAGGATGEAFIAEKEGQKLFLKRNSSPFLAVLSAEGIVPKLMWTKRLENGDVITAQHWMEGRELSQQEMNNIRVAKLLQKIHQSDPLLSMLKRLGKSPLRPESILTDIETGLSSDVTDIPIIKQAIHFLQNNLLLIECDEKVVCHCDVNHNNWLMTETDGLFLIDWDGAVIGDPAIDLGILLYSYVPREEWNQWLARYGKKLDAGLEMRMKWHTVSQLVLSIQWHHRRKRYEERNELLQKLEALLMVG